The following coding sequences are from one Granulicella arctica window:
- a CDS encoding amidohydrolase family protein, with amino-acid sequence MKIIGIEEHFLSPAVRESWAAAASGGQDASALLHLGEMQDRLEELSDERLARMDESGVDVQVLSLTSPGLHDLAPTEGISLARRTNDLIAATIARHPDRFDGFATIPTTAPKEAVRELERSVCDLGLKGGMLFGRTMDKNLDHIDFWPIFEMASHLRIPLFIHPRTPPRAVREAYYSGFDPLVDLAFATFGLGWHYDCGIQFLRLALAGVFDRFPDLRIILGHWGEVVLFYTERLKAFSRVTKLQRSVVDTMRENLYVTPSGMFNESNFRHAIEVVGIDRVLFSTDYPYQYRPGGGPRTFLEQLPISHDDKEKIAHANWENLTRNIRR; translated from the coding sequence ATGAAGATTATCGGCATCGAAGAGCATTTTCTTTCTCCTGCCGTCCGGGAGTCCTGGGCAGCGGCGGCGAGCGGCGGTCAAGACGCAAGTGCGTTGCTCCACCTCGGAGAAATGCAAGACAGATTGGAAGAGTTGAGCGACGAACGCTTGGCGAGAATGGATGAAAGCGGCGTCGATGTGCAGGTGTTGTCCTTGACCAGTCCGGGGCTTCACGATCTCGCGCCAACTGAGGGCATCTCCCTTGCACGTCGTACAAACGACCTTATCGCTGCAACGATCGCCCGCCACCCAGATCGATTCGATGGCTTCGCCACAATCCCTACCACCGCCCCTAAAGAAGCAGTGAGGGAACTCGAGAGGTCTGTTTGCGATCTAGGGCTGAAAGGTGGAATGCTCTTTGGTCGAACGATGGATAAGAATCTCGACCACATCGACTTCTGGCCGATCTTTGAAATGGCGTCGCACCTGCGTATTCCACTGTTCATTCATCCGCGTACGCCACCGCGCGCGGTACGGGAAGCTTACTACTCCGGCTTCGACCCGCTGGTCGATCTCGCGTTTGCCACGTTCGGTCTCGGATGGCACTACGATTGTGGAATTCAGTTTCTTCGACTTGCCCTCGCGGGCGTCTTTGATCGGTTCCCGGATCTTCGGATCATTCTTGGACACTGGGGCGAAGTCGTGCTTTTCTACACCGAGCGACTGAAAGCATTCTCTCGTGTGACGAAGCTGCAACGGTCCGTCGTCGATACGATGCGCGAAAACCTCTATGTAACTCCAAGCGGCATGTTCAACGAAAGTAATTTCCGCCACGCCATAGAAGTCGTCGGCATCGACCGCGTTTTGTTCTCAACCGATTATCCCTATCAATATCGGCCTGGTGGAGGACCAAGAACCTTCTTAGAGCAACTCCCCATAAGCCATGACGACAAGGAAAAGATCGCGCATGCAAATTGGGAGAACCTCACGCGCAATATTCGTCGATAG
- a CDS encoding MarR family winged helix-turn-helix transcriptional regulator, translating to MSSSKATDLAEALRTVHWYMRRRVDAAASAQGLSLARAKLLSRMEEEGPCRPGELASQLGQAPRTLTDALDALERDGFAERKPHPTDRRALLVSVTNRGKKALRAIEEPKRLAIENLFRALTASQQQSLLNTLETIIKDQANRAED from the coding sequence ATGAGCTCGTCAAAAGCAACGGACCTGGCCGAAGCCCTGCGTACGGTCCATTGGTATATGCGAAGGCGCGTCGACGCTGCGGCCTCCGCCCAGGGTCTCTCACTGGCGCGTGCCAAACTCCTATCCCGGATGGAAGAGGAGGGGCCTTGTCGTCCGGGTGAGTTGGCTTCGCAGCTTGGTCAAGCCCCCCGCACACTCACCGATGCGCTCGATGCGCTGGAACGTGACGGGTTTGCTGAGAGGAAACCACATCCAACCGACAGACGCGCCCTCCTCGTGTCCGTCACGAACCGAGGGAAGAAGGCGTTGCGGGCCATCGAGGAGCCCAAGCGTCTCGCTATCGAGAATCTATTCAGGGCGCTCACAGCCTCGCAGCAACAAAGCCTGCTGAACACGCTAGAAACAATCATCAAGGATCAAGCTAACCGCGCTGAGGATTAA
- a CDS encoding IS1595 family transposase: MNLTSISHKLNDATAAREFFEAQRWPDGAICPFCGLIGEAYRLKAKADSKSPVRPGVWKCKGCRKQFTVTKGTIFEDSHIPLNTWLMAIHLICSSKKGMSAHQLHRMLGVTYKAAWFMVHRLRYAATQDPLAAQLSGTVEVDETYIGGKRGTKKRKRVPRTMQLGQRDHDQPAPTDGKQAVVSMVQRNGEVRSHHVQRVTAKTLRPILNHNIEYGARIMTDSGTVLHGAIHPRKHDQVNHKAEEYGRYENGVCISTNTVEGFFSLLKRGITGTYHHVSAQHLHRYLSEFDFRYNTRKISDGERSCRLIGKVSGKRLMYKQLVKL; this comes from the coding sequence ATGAATCTCACTTCCATTTCTCACAAATTGAATGATGCAACGGCAGCGCGGGAGTTCTTTGAGGCGCAACGTTGGCCGGACGGCGCGATTTGTCCATTTTGTGGACTGATTGGCGAAGCCTACCGTCTAAAAGCCAAAGCCGATTCCAAGTCTCCCGTTCGTCCTGGGGTTTGGAAGTGCAAAGGTTGCCGTAAGCAGTTCACCGTCACCAAAGGGACAATCTTTGAGGATTCCCACATTCCCCTAAACACTTGGCTGATGGCAATTCACCTTATCTGCTCCAGCAAGAAAGGCATGAGTGCTCATCAGTTACACCGTATGTTGGGTGTGACGTACAAGGCAGCTTGGTTTATGGTTCACCGTCTACGGTATGCCGCGACTCAAGATCCACTAGCAGCACAATTGTCGGGCACGGTCGAAGTCGATGAAACGTACATCGGCGGCAAGCGGGGTACGAAGAAAAGAAAGCGCGTACCCCGAACCATGCAACTAGGGCAACGTGATCACGACCAACCAGCGCCTACCGATGGCAAACAAGCCGTTGTCTCAATGGTGCAGCGTAACGGAGAAGTTCGGTCTCATCACGTCCAGCGGGTTACGGCCAAAACATTACGACCAATCCTAAATCACAATATCGAGTACGGGGCGCGGATTATGACCGATAGCGGAACCGTCCTGCATGGTGCAATTCATCCCCGTAAACACGATCAGGTGAACCATAAAGCGGAGGAATACGGGCGATACGAGAATGGCGTCTGTATCTCGACCAATACCGTTGAAGGGTTCTTCTCGCTTCTCAAGAGAGGCATTACCGGAACCTATCACCATGTCAGCGCCCAACACTTGCATCGCTATCTGTCAGAGTTTGATTTTCGGTACAACACACGGAAGATTTCAGATGGTGAGCGGTCATGCCGATTGATTGGTAAGGTTAGTGGCAAACGCCTAATGTACAAACAACTTGTAAAACTTTAG